A DNA window from Jaculus jaculus isolate mJacJac1 chromosome 1, mJacJac1.mat.Y.cur, whole genome shotgun sequence contains the following coding sequences:
- the Tial1 gene encoding nucleolysin TIAR isoform X4: MDARVVKDMATGKSKGYGFVSFYNKLDAENAIVHMGGQWLGGRQIRTNWATRKPPAPKSTQETNTKQLRFEDVVNQSSPKNCTVYCGGIASGLTDQLMRQTFSPFGQIMEIRVFPEKGYSFVRFSTHESAAHAIVSVNGTTIEGHVVKCYWGKESPDMTKNFQQVDYSQWGQWSQVYGNPQQYGQYMANGWQVPPYGVYGQPWNQQGFGVDQTPSAAWMGGFGAQPPQGQAPPPVIPPPNQAGYGMASYQTQ; encoded by the exons AT GGATGCCCGGGTAGTTAAAGACATGGCAACTGGAAAATCCAAAGGCTATGGTTTTGTGTCTTTTTATAATAAACTG GATGCAGAAAACGCAATTGTGCATATGGGTGGTCAGTGGTTGGGAGGTCGACAAATCAGAACCAATTGGGCCACGCGAAAACCGCCCGCACCTAAAAGTACACAAGAAA CTAACACTAAGCAGTTAAGGTTTGAAGATGTAGTAAACCAGTCAAGTCCAAAAAATTGTACTGTGTACTGTGGAGGAATTGCTTCTGGGCTAACAG atCAGCTCATGAGACAAACATTCTCACCATTTGGACAAATTATGGAGATACGAGTTTTTCCAGAAAAGGGCTATTCATTTGTCAG ATTTTCAACTCATGAAAGTGCAGCCCATGCCATTGTCTCCGTGAATGGTACTACAATTGAGGGACATGTGGTTAAATGCTATTGGGGTAAAGAATCTCCTGATATGACTAAAAACTTCCAACAG GTCGACTATAGTCAATGGGGCCAGTGGAGCCAAGTGTATGGGAACCCACAGCAGTATGGGCAGTACATGGCCAATGGGTGGCAAGTGCCACCCTATGGAGTCTATGGGCAGCCGTGGAATCAGCAAGGATTTGGAGTAGA TCAAACACCTTCTGCTGCTTGGATGGGTGGATTTGGTGCTCAGCCTCCCCAAGGACAAGCTCCCCCTCCTGTAATACCTCCTCCTAACCAAGCTGGATATGGAATGGCAAGTTACCAAACGCAGTGA